The following proteins are encoded in a genomic region of Nicotiana sylvestris chromosome 4, ASM39365v2, whole genome shotgun sequence:
- the LOC104213979 gene encoding uncharacterized protein: MANFIADTKNKIQDLFVYLVSCGKSSKDQGPAKDVAENYQDNGGLIIIDEAGNAPITPITDEQGNNAEEEQQDFAIFPPGDPRNNIIYDEPENNNNDEPAAGNEQYNVPPVYPEGKANVPRAPARRAPPGGGTG; this comes from the exons atggctAATTTCATTGCAGATACGAAGAACAAGATTCAAGATCTGTTCGTATACCTCGTTTCATGTGGAAAATCATCTAAAG ACCAAGGGCCAGCAAAAGATGTAGCAGAAAATTACCAGGATAATGGTGGACTGATAATAATAGATGAAGCAGGAAATGCACCAATAACACCAATTACAGATGAACAAGGAAATAATGCAGAGGAAGAGCAGCAAGATTTTGCAATATTCCCACCTGGAGATCCAAGAAACAATATAATATATGATGAaccagaaaataataataatgatgaaCCAGCTGCAGGAAATGAACAATATAATGTGCCGCCTGTATACCCTGAAGGTAAAGCAAATGTTCCTAGAGCTCCGGCCAGACGAGCGCCTCCTGGCGGTGGAACTGGTTGA